CGATTCCACTTCCCCAAAAGACCGTCTGCTATGGAGAAGAACTGTACCTGATGAGTCTCTCACTACCCAAGCCGCCCCTGCAATTTTCTTTTTCTTCTCCCATTTGAAACCAATATTGCACTTGAGGAAATCCACCGGAGGGCACTTCCAAGTGACTGGGGCTTGGATAGATGGATCCCTATGATCATCTGCCCTCCTTTCCAAATTCTGAGCTACATACCATAAACGGGTTTCCTCTCGAGCTTTGTTTCCCAATTGCTCACTGTCGAACAATAAACCTTCAAATAGCAAATGATTCCTGTTTTTCCAAAAACACCAAAGTATCCACGGCAAAACCTTCGTCATTTCACTCATTGTTTCATCAACTTGCAAGGAATTAAAAAGGAAGGCCATGTTCGCATAAATAGACGCAGCATCAAACCCACCCCGAGGCGAAGGAAACCCTGAAACTGCCCACACTTGTCTTGCCAATGTACAGGAGAACAAAACATGGTTAATAGACTCACCATCCTCTCCACATGTTTGGCATACCGTGTCATATTTTATTCCTCGGGCACTAAGGCAATCAAAGACAGATAAAGCTCCAGAAAGAGCTTTCCATATGAAGACCTTAACCTTTGGAGGAGCCTTCAGATTCCATACCTGAGCCGTCAAGGGATGCAGAGACGGTTGAGCTTGCTGGAAGTGAAGGAGAGCCGAGTTGTTTCTCCAAAAAGCAAGGTCATATCCAGTTTTGACAGAGTAGATTCCATTCGGAGTATGCTTCCAAAAAGAGGAATCTGGCTCTGAGACCACCGGTTGATTGCGCATAAGAACTTTAATATCTGCAGGAACAAAGAGCTCATGCAAACGACTGCGGCTCCATCTTCTTGTTTGAGCGTTGATCAGTGAAGAGACTTGCAGGTTCGCGTCGAAAAAACTTTGTTTCCTCAGAGGAGGCCTGCACAAACCATCCTTATCCTCCATCCAAGGATCAGACCAAACCTTTAGGCTAGTTCCATTACCTACTGATATCTTCAGCCCTTGCATCAGTAGCTCTCTCCCATTAAGAATACTACGCCAAGCATATGAAGGTCTTCTTCCTAACTGCGCATTTAAGAAAGAAGAACCTTCAAAGTATTTACCTTTAAGCACTCTCGCCATCAGACAGTCATCAAAGTGTAAGATCCTCCACGCTTGTTTTGCCAAGAGAGCCTGGTTAAAAGACTCTAAATCTTTAAAACCCATACCCCCCAAAGCCTTTGGTAAGCACATTTTCTCCCAGCTCAACCAGTGGATTTTCCTTTTGTGCTCAACATTACTCCACCAAAAAGATGCTAGAGCATTCGAGAGAGTAGAAATGACCGTCTTTGGTATTTTGAAAACCGACATAGCAGAGACAGGTAAAGCTGATCCCACTGCTTTTATCAACACCTCTTTTCCACCTTGAGAGAGCGTTCTAGCATGCCAGCCCGAGATCCTCCTACCTAATCGCTCTTTAAGATAGGCAAAGAGCTTTATCTTTGACCCTTTGAAGCATTCTGGAAGTCCTAAGTACTTGGACTCACCACCTTCTGATTCAATACCCAATTTCTGCTTTACTTTAGTTTTGTTCTCCTCAAGAACGTCTTTCCCGAAGATAATAGAAGATTTAATTGGGTTGATCGACTGACCGGTGACTGCTCCATAGCGATGTAGTATTTCTATCAAAGTCTTACTCTGATCTTCATCAGCTTTGCAAGAGAATAAACAATCATCAGCGAAAAGAAGATGATGAATAGAGGGACCGTGCTCCCCAAATCTCAGACCTGACAATCTGTTCTCCCTTTCAACCTTTGACAGCAAATGAGTTAAACCCTCCGTACACAGCACAAACAGAAAAGGGGATAGGGGATCTCCCTGCCTAAGACCCCTTTTAGGCGTAATCATTCCATGAGGCTGGTCATTAATCAGTATTGAATACGTTACTGTGGTGACGCATTTCATGATCAAATTAACCCATCTCTCATTGAATCCAAGCGCCAGCAGGAGTGATCTCAAATAACCCCATTCCACTCTGTCAAAAGCCTTTGACATATCTGTCTTTACCACCATAAAGTCTGAAACAAACGAGCCTGAAGCCCCTAGCGAGTGGACTAACTCGTGCGCAATGGTGATGTTGTCAGACATCAGTCTCTGGGAGACAAAAGCAGACTGCGTTGGAGAGATCAAGACCTGCAACCAAGGCTGAAGTCTTCTGACCATAATCTTTGAAACAATCTTGTAGATCACCGAACAAAGACTAATAGGTCTTAAATCTGAAACTGTCTTTGGATCTGCAATCTTAGGGATCAGACACAAGTGTGTGTAATTCCATTCCTTTGGGAGAATACCAAAGTTAAAGAATTTCTGCACCTCCGCTATCACTTGCTCTTCAATGATAGTCCAGAATTTCTGAAAGAAAAGGCCTGACATACCGTCAGGGCCTGGAGCTTTCGTCGGATTTATTGAAAAAACCGCTTCTTTGATTTCCAAATTCGTCACAGGTCTCAACAGATCCATGTTTAGTTGATCAGAAACTCTTGGTTGCATATCGTTGAACCAGTCAGTAAATGCAGCAGGGTTCGTTGACCTGAAGAGATTTCTGAAAAAGTCCACTGCAACTTCACCCTTAGCAGCCTCTGAGAAGACCTCCTCTCCCTCGGCGTTGACAAGCTTGTCAATGTTATTCCTTGCACGAGCAGCGTTCACAGAGATGTGAAAAAAATGAGAGTTACGATCCCCTCGACTAAGCCATTTGTCTCTGCTCTTTTGCCACCAGTATGTCTCTTCATCTTTCTGGGCCTTAACCAGATCTTCTTTCAGCAATCGAATTCGAGCAGTTGATTGTTGTAAAGCTGATTGTTCATGCTCCAGAGCAGCTTCAGCTTGGTGAATTCTATCGCCTGAATTCATGCTTGAATGCTTCTTTAGACCGCTTAGAGATCTTCTGCAAGCTTTTAGACCCTTTGAGACTGAGCCCAAACCGTTACTTGTAGCAAAATCCCAGGCATATGCCACACTATCATGAACCCCTTCTACCTCCAAGAATCTTCTATCAAACCGGAACCAACCTCTGTACTTTTCTTGGCTTTCAATCAGATGTATAAGAACAGGCCTGTGATCCGATCCACGCTTATCTAAAAACGTCTGGTTAGAGCAAGGGAACTTCTTGAACCAAGCCCTGTTTCCAAAACATCTGTCTAGTCTGGTATGAACCCAAGAGTTACTCCTTAACCCGCTCCAAGTAAAACCGTTTCCATGACTCTGAAGCTCTTCTAGCTTGCAAGCATTAATCATTTGATTGAAAGGAGCGAAGGACTCATCTTGTCTCCAGACACCACCCGTCTTTTCTCCGTTATGCAAAATATCATTAAAATCTCCAAAGACGCACCAGCTTTCCTTTCTATTCACACCTATTCTACTGAGCCTTTCCCAGAGATCGACCCTTCTTTTATAATGCGTCGGCCCGTAGATACAAGACGCAAAAAAAATTATTTCATTAATTCAAGAAAGTATATATTTAAAATTAGAATGTAATAAATATCCACTAATTTTAAAAATTCATAAAATTAAAATTTGTGTAATTAATTATAAAATTAATTATAGAAGACTTATTAATTTTGATGTAATAGCATTATTTTAGTTTCACCAACAACGCATATAAAAAACACATTATAAAATAATTTATAAAATGTATATATGTAATTTTTTTTAAATGGACAATCCCGCGCTTTGAAAGCGCGGGTCAAAATCTAGTAGTTTAATTAAATAAGAGAATGTCATCAAATCAAAGGGTTGACTTTTAATAACAGAGAAACGATGTCAAAAAAAAAAAACAGAAAATCAAAAACCAGAACCAGATTTAATCACTTAGTCTGACTAATACACAGACTAATTCAAAGAAGACTAAGATAAGAAAGCAACGACAAAATACAGAAGTGTAGATTTTTAGCTTACACAATCGTTTTAAGTAGAAAGGGAAGTCAAAAATAACCTTTGACTTGGATATACAAAAGCATGATGTAAGCTTGCTGTCGAATCATGACCTCTCTCTGACACCTTTGACGAGGAAGGTTCATGAGGAAGGAAGGCCTGATGAACAATACTCCCAAGATCCGCCTTTCTATCTGATACCCTCAAATCTTCCCAGCGATGAACCAAGCTACCTGCGATATTAGCTTTGATTGCAGAAGCCATCAGTTTGTCAGCAGAATCTTTGTCTTCCAATCTTGGCTCAGCGGAAGTATTAAGGTCGAAATCATAGACAATACCCTTTCCTTTGTCAATTTGATTGGTAAAGGTCGGAGCAGTTTCTAGGCGCAACATTGTCTTCTGCAGAAAAGGGTCCTTCTCCGCTTCAGCTACTGATGATCTGACCCGGTCAATTCTAATCTTCTTATCTTCCTCTGTTGCCATTAATAAATATCTTCTCATTTCTTCCAAAACCTCTGGCGCTATTTTCCTTCTTCCTGTCATCTTGCAAATTCCAACTTGATCTTCAGAAAGAACCCCAAACAGAGGATCGTCTTGATGCAAGATGACTTCATTTCTGTGACTGTCCATGATAACCCGCTTACTCCTCAGAGCAGCAGCCTCCCGATTCCTATTCAGAAGTGGACAAATATCTTTTCCGTGGTTCAATCTTTGACATTCATAGCATCGCTTCCTTATTCTCTCATAGTTAAAGAGAACCACTGCAGAGCCTCCCTCCGGAAGATTAACAAATTTTGATTTCCGTAGTGGTCTGGAGACATCGAATCGTACTTGGATCCTTACATAGTCTTGCACTTGTGGCTTGTCAGGATCAAAAGCAACCACCTTGACTGCACCTATCTTCTCACCAAGAGCGGTAATAGCTTCCTTCGTATAATAATTGACAGGGAGATTTCTGATTTGAACCCATAAAGGGATGAACTGTAAGTAATCCTCAGGAGGCTTTTCCACCCATCGATCAATCGCTAAAGTCCAGTCGTTGAAGGTATGAACACCTTTTTCTAGAACCTCCAGCAGATCATGTTCATGATCGAAAACAAACTGGAACCGTTCCTTGGACAAAGCTATTCCTCTAACTTTCCCTTGCTTCTGCCACGTTCTTGGCATCTCGCGAATCAAACCCGGCATCTTCTGGCAGTCTGGATTAAGAATCCTTCCGATAATACTTCGGGAGTTCCTTTCACACGATTTGTACTGTGGAAGATCAGGCATATCGAACGGTTCATCTTCCTCTTCCAACGATAGAGCCATCAACGCTTTATCCATTGCATTATAGTACTGTACTTCGATATTGCAGTTTGTTTTTGGTAAAATGTTAAATCCGATATTGCAATTTTGTTTTTGGTTTTATATTTCGACGTTTTATATTTTGACGAAGTCAGTGCGTGTACTAATTAATACAGTTGGGGATTCATGAAGTTCCTTCCAATCTTATGAGTTTGTAAACGTTTTTCAATACAAAATTTTAATTATATGACGCAGTCGTTTAGCTATATGCACCGTCAAGGAATTAATATAATGCATGAAAACGCTAGGTAATGGACACGAACTCACAACTATGAATCAAAGTTATTTTAAAATCCTTAAATCATCCAATGAACCCAGCAGACACATTTTTAAAAGTTCGAATTTGATAGCAAATCATAAGATAATAACAGAAGGCAGAAAACATTAAAATAAATAAATTTGGTTAAATCGCTCTGCCAACGATGAAGACGTTTGTATTTCAAAAAATGAATGAAGCAGAAAATTACGAAGGAAAATACCAAAACTAAGAGCATGGACTTTCCCTTTCGAGCTTAGAGCATGCGCAACAGTGAGACTCATTGGAATCTTTAGCGACAAGGGCATTTCGGATTAATCCTAGCTATTTTGGATTTTTATTTAAAAAAAAAAAAAAGATGACCATTCACGGACCGCCACGTAGTCGTGGGGACCCGCAAATAGTGCAAGGATTCACTAAGAAAGAATCATTATTTAGGAATTTTAAGGGTTGAATCCTTAACTTTTGGTGGAATCCACTGATTATTTAATTTTTTTTTTTAAGTACTCTCACTTAAGGATTTCCGTTGCGCATGCTCTTGCGATACAAAGAGACGCATACATAGTTTCTTATAAATTTAAAATCCATTAAGACGTAAGTCCAATAAATAATTTATTCAAATTATTAGGACGAGAAAAAAAATAGAATGAATACGTATTCAAACTTCAAGTTCAACGCGATCTCTCCTTAACTTAAATAAACTTACAAAAGTGGACAATGCTTTAAATACGGCTGGACTATCTTATATTCATTGAACATTACTACGTTACACCTTTCTTTATGATTCGTTGTTAAATACAGCATGGAACAGAATAGATATTAGAAAACAAAACATTCACGTACTTTGAGTCAAGAGTTGCTGCGGTTCTGACATCGTGTTAAAAACTACCCACACGTTGAACCAGTTATATAATTACAAAAACCAAAATAAAAATTGTCTAAAATTGTGAAATAAACTGAGAATATTTGATGTAATTCAATAAACAAATAATGGTGAAGAAGGATGGGTTTGGTATATTCCGGAGTGACAAGACGTTGGTGTAAGGCTTATTGAGGAATGGGCTTTGATTCTCTATCAGAAGAAACGAAACATCGTTACATCAATATCTGAGCTACTCCCTCTTCATTTCAATCCATGCTTTAGTTGCACACATCACCATCCACCTCATAAATATTTAGTGTAAACAGATTAGATATCGTGTTCAAAAAAAAAAAAACAGATTAGATATCAAATTCAAATCGTGGTGTGACTATAAGATGATAGTATATTTCTAATTTCTCACGTTGGACAATAACCAAGTTTAAGTTTCATGTAAAAAACACACACTACAGTTACGACTTACAACTCCTGGTCACACGGAAAGCAGACCAAATTAAACCATAGTTGAAACTAACATGTCCGAGTAGTTATGGATTTGTGAAGAAGGGACTTGTGAGGCTTTGTTTTGATGCGTACGTTGTAGGTCGGCGGACGGCTATCTAACTTATCTGGTCATCCATCTTCTTTGTCTTTTCCCTTATATTTCTTTTCACTTTACTATTCTATCATATATTTTATTTGTCTGTCCAACAAAATTATAACTTATTTGACTAACACAAAATTTAACTCTCGCGAAGAAAATTCTCATTTTGATTTTCTTGTTTAGGAATATTACTGTTTGAAATGATTCGACACTTATTTAGAAAGGTATATACTAGAATTTTTTTGATGGAGTAATGTTTGGGCTTATATGATTTGTTTTTTTTTTGAACTGAATATATGATTTGTTCACTCATTCAATTTCTAAATATCTGCCGTTTGTTGTTTTTTTTTATTAAATAAAGATTCAATTTTTATTTCTAGAATAAGATCAGATCTATTTCATTTTATATTTACTTTTATAATAATATTTAGATACAATTATACTACAGTCTACCTCTATATTTTTAATCGTCATTACCTGTTTTCAACAATAAATAATGTTTTCTATTTTCTAATCTAACTGTACATGATAATAAGCTTTACCTCTATTATAAAAACTTTCTAATTTAAAATTTTGCAAAATACATTGAAAATAATTTACTCAGAAATGGTTTACACGTAAAAATCTCCAAATTTTACGAATGTTCAAATTAACAATGACCGTAGCACGTGTGGAACAAAGCTATTGCACGTGATTACTCAGAGAAACATAATCTTCGTAGGATCTTTGACGCCAGGCAGGGACAGAGGGTTACTTTGCTATTAGATATCAATGACGTGGTTCTAATCTGAACCGCTTAATTTCTCAACACGTGGCACCGTCTATGTCGTTGGATTCTTCGTAGACGACGATATTAGGTGGGCCGTGACAGCCTAGTCTCAAAGACTCAAATGTAAATGTGCCAGCTCAGCTCGATTCGTTCCAACTGTGTGGATTGGACATTCGCCTCCCTTTTTTTTTTTGTTTTTTTTCTAACCGAGTATCCTGGTCCCACCGAAATGATCCAGATTAGAGATCGAAGTGAGCATAGACACTGCCAGGACGTCACCATGTGGTTCACCATGTAACGGTCTTCGGTCTCAGGTGCTGCAGTCCATATGTAAATTTCCGCAGTGGCCAAAACTCGAACTCAGAGACGGACACTCCAGCTGGAGCTCCTATACTACTAGACCAAATCAACTTGGTTATTAGCCTCCCTATTCATTGAAACAAAGATGATGTGGCTCGCAATTAGAGTCAATTATTTTTTATTCGCACTTAAGAGTCATTTGTCTCTTGTTATACCTGTCTCTAATTTTTTTCCCCCGAATCATAGCGAATCAAAATCTAATACGATAAAATGTTTTTAAAATGAAATTCTTACAACGTCGCTCGGACATGCAATAATATTTGATTAAATTATAACGGGAGAAGAATTAGTAGTGTCATGCATTATTAAGATGTGGTTTAGTATTATCTTACAATTTAAAAATACTCATTTAATGCAGTTAACCAATAACATGCTTCACAATAATTTAACAATATAGCTCTATCTGACCACATGAGATCCCAATCTTATTTGATTGCTGGTGAGAAGGATGCATTGTATATTATAAGAATCTTCAAACTTCTTCATTTTAAAGTTTTTTTGCTTAAAAAATTATTCCGGAATTAACTTTGGGGGAGGGAGTTCTGTATTTATTACCTCTTTTAGGATTGAATAACTTTTGTGTCAACGACAAAAAAAAACTTCGTATTTAACGGAGAATTGGAGTGTGATTGAATGTATATATTAGAGTAAAACTCTATTTTAAGTTTACTTTACTCTTACTTTCATTTTCCACCAATAAATAAAATAAAATTTCAGCCATTCTAAAACTGGAGAAAATAGAGTGAATTCTCTCTCCATTTTAAATAAGTGAAAACATTTTACTACAAATTCTTTAATTTTTTTTATCTCTTTCCCACTTCAATTTTCCAACCATTTTACTCTACTATTTCCTCTTCGTAACTATTATATAGCACTATATTTCCACCAAACTATGACTTCTTCTTCATTTGCGGGTTGGGTTCTATAAAAATTGGATTTTATTTTGGTTTAAGTGGTTAAAAAATATTTGGTTAACAATAAACCAACTAAAATCATGGTTTATCGGCAATTAATTTTCAAACTATTGAATTAGTGATAAATAAGTTTACATCTTTCAATTCATGGAAAAATAAATTTATAACTTTAAATTCGGAAAAATCTACCACTAAATCATAGTTTGGTGGATATATAGTGGTATATGATATTTACGAAAGGGAAATAGATTGTTTTCCCATTATAAATATCATGAAAATTATAGAAATTCATTACGCTAGTTTCTCAAACAACATTATTTTCCTTTTGAAAACAAAATGTATAAAGTTTTTAGTCCAACAAAAAATTTACAAAGTTCTGTTGGTGCATAATCAATACCTTGAGTTTTTTTTTTTAATATTATCGTATATCCTTTATGTACACATAATTACTCAGTGGCACGTCTAGTTTTTTTTAGTGCCCCTTTGAGCTAAAGTCTTACAATAATAAATCAAGGATACAGACTTGAATATGGATTTTGTACTACTGAAACTTTGAATGCTGATGACCGACTTATAAAAAAAAATTACATGATGAAATCACACAAAGTCATTAAAATCCATTATGTAATTATCAAACATTATCAGCCGTTTTAGGTTATTTTATTCCATTCGCGATGACGATTAATTAATTGATAATTGGTCTTTTTTTTTTTCTTTTGAACTTTTAATTGGTCATTGTTTTGGTAAAATAGTATTTAATTGTTGATTATCGTTTCTTAAATGAAGGAGATAAACGTTACTAATCATTTGGTCTTTTACGTGGGTATCACATTACATCCATACAGCGTAGGGCACGCCTGACACTAGTTTTTAAAAGTTATAATTAGTCTTTGCAGATTGTATTTTAGAAAGAAAAAACTCTATCGGTACGTAGCAATTTTTGATCAGGGGAACATGTGACCGTATAATAAACCAACGAACATATTTTAGTTTCAAGATTGGACATTTTTAATCATTTTTTTATTATTCGAGAAGCATTAAAAATAAATAACCTTTAATTCAAGTGTTTATTACAAGTATGTCATTTTTTACGTGGCAACTCCACAAGTTCCCTCGCCTATTCTATTTATAACCCTTTTGTTAACCAGAGTAATTACACAACATGCCATTGATCAAAACATTATAATTACCTTAGTTTTGTCTACATTTGTCACATATATACGTTGATACGTATTATATCAAACTTTATCATTTATTTCTTGCGTTAGTTACCTTAACCGAAGTTCTACGTATTACATCA
This genomic interval from Brassica oleracea var. oleracea cultivar TO1000 chromosome C2, BOL, whole genome shotgun sequence contains the following:
- the LOC106323835 gene encoding uncharacterized protein LOC106323835, whose protein sequence is MDKALMALSLEEEDEPFDMPDLPQYKSCERNSRSIIGRILNPDCQKMPGLIREMPRTWQKQGKVRGIALSKERFQFVFDHEHDLLEVLEKGVHTFNDWTLAIDRWVEKPPEDYLQFIPLWVQIRNLPVNYYTKEAITALGEKIGAVKVVAFDPDKPQVQDYVRIQVRFDVSRPLRKSKFVNLPEGGSAVVLFNYERIRKRCYECQRLNHGKDICPLLNRNREAAALRSKRVIMDSHRNEVILHQDDPLFGVLSEDQVGICKMTGRRKIAPEVLEEMRRYLLMATEEDKKIRIDRVRSSVAEAEKDPFLQKTMLRLETAPTFTNQIDKGKGIVYDFDLNTSAEPRLEDKDSADKLMASAIKANIAGSLVHRWEDLRVSDRKADLGSIVHQAFLPHEPSSSKVSERGHDSTASLHHAFVYPSQRLFLTSLST